One Ochotona princeps isolate mOchPri1 chromosome 25, mOchPri1.hap1, whole genome shotgun sequence genomic region harbors:
- the LRRC4 gene encoding leucine-rich repeat-containing protein 4 has protein sequence MKLLWQVTVHHTWNAVLLPVYLTAQVWILCAASAAAASAGPQNCPSVCSCSNQFSKVVCTRRGLSEVPQGIPSNTRYLNLMENNIQMIQADTFRHLHHLEVLQLGRNSIRQIEVGAFNGLASLNTLELFDNWLTVIPSGAFEYLSKLRELWLRNNPIESIPSYAFNRVPSLMRLDLGELKKLEYISEGAFEGLFNLKYLNLGMCNIKAMPNLAPLVGLEELEMSGNHFPEIRPGSFHGLSSLKKLWVMNSQVSLIERNAFDGLASLVELNLAHNNLSSLPHDLFSPLRYLVELHLHHNPWNCDCDILWLAWWLREYIPTNSTCCGRCHAPMHMRGRYLVEVDQASFQCSAPFIMDAPRDLNISESRMAELKCRTPPMSSVKWLLPNGTVLSHASRHPRISVLNDGTLNFSHVLLSDTGVYTCMVTNVAGNSNASAYLNVSTAELNTSNYSFFTTVTVETTEISPEDTTRKYKPVPTTSTGYQPAYTTSTTVLIQTTRVPKQVVVPATDTTDKMQTSLDEVMKTTKIIIGCFVAVTLLAAAMLIVFYKLRKRHQQRSTVSAARTVEIIQVDEDIPAATAAPASASGEGAVVLPAIHDHINYNTYKPAHGAHWTENSLGNSLHPTVTTISEPYIIQTHTKDKVQETQI, from the coding sequence ATGAAGCTCTTGTGGCAGGTAACTGTGCACCACACCTGGAATGCCGTCCTGCTCCCCGTCTACCTCACGGCGCAAGTGTGGATTCTGTGTGCAGCCAGCGCTGCTGCCGCCTCGGCTGGGCCCCAGAACTGCCCCTCCGTCTGCTCGTGCAGTAACCAGTTCAGCAAGGTGGTGTGCACCCGCCGGGGCCTCTCCGAGGTCCCTCAGGGCATCCCCTCCAACACCCGGTACCTCAACCtcatggaaaacaacatccagatGATCCAGGCCGACACCTTCCGGCACCTGCACCACCTGGAGGTCCTGCAGCtgggcaggaactccatccggcaGATCGAGGTGGGGGCCTTCAACGGCCTGGCCAGCCTCAACACCTTGGAGCTGTTTGACAACTGGCTGACAGTGATCCCAAGTGGGGCCTTCGAATACCTGTCCAAACTGCGGGAGCTCTGGCTTCGCAACAACCCTATAGAGAGTATCCCCTCCTATGCCTTCAACCGAGTGCCCTCCCTCATGCGCCTGGACCTGGGGGAGCTGAAGAAGCTGGAGTATATCTCCGAGGGCGCCTTCGAGGGGCTCTTCAACCTCAAGTACCTGAACTTGGGGATGTGTAACATTAAGGCTATGCCCAACCTCGCCCCGCTCGTGGGGCTGGAGGAGCTGGAGATGTCGGGGAACCACTTTCCTGAGATCAGGCCGGGGTCCTTCCATGGCCTCAGCTCCCTCAAGAAGCTGTGGGTCATGAACTCGCAGGTGAGCCTGATTGAGCGGAATGCTTTCGATGGGCTGGCCTCGCTCGTGGAACTCAACCTGGCCCACAACAACCTCTCGTCTTTGCCCCACGACCTCTTCAGTCCCCTGAGGTACTTGGTGGAGTTGCACTTGCACCACAATCCTTGGAACTGTGATTGTGACATTCTGTGGCTGGCCTGGTGGCTCCGGGAGTACATacccaccaactccacctgctgTGGCCGCTGCCACGCTCCCATGCACATGCGAGGCCGCTACCTGGTGGAGGTGGACCAGGCCTCCTTCCAGTGCTCCGCCCCTTTCATCATGGATGCGCCTCGGGACCTCAACATCTCTGAGAGTCGGATGGCGGAACTCAAGTGTCGGACTCCCCCTATGTCCTCAGTCAAGTGGTTGCTGCCCAACGGGACAGTGCTCAGCCACGCCTCCCGCCACCCGCGGATCTCTGTCCTCAACGATGGCACCTTGAACTTCTCCCATGTGCTGCTCTCAGACACCGGGGTCTACACGTGCATGGTGACCAACGTGGCGGGCAACTCCAATGCCTCGGCCTACCTCAACGTGAGCACGGCCGAGCTCAACACGTCCAACTACAGCTTCTTCACCACGGTGACAGTGGAGACGACGGAGATCTCACCTGAGGACACCACGCGGAAGTACAAGCCTGTCCCCACCACCTCCACTGGTTACCAGCCAGCATATACCACCTCTACCACGGTGCTCATTCAGACCACCCGTGTGCCCAAGCAGGTGGTGGTACCCGCGACAGACACCACTGACAAGATGCAGACGAGCCTGGATGAAGTCATGAAGACCACCAAGATCATCATTGGTTGCTTTGTGGCCGTGACGCTGCTGGCCGCCGCCATGTTGATTGTCTTTTATAAGCTTCGGAAGCGGCACCAGCAGCGGAGTACAGTCAGTGCCGCCCGGACAGTGGAGATTATCCAGGTGGACGAAGACATCCCCGCGGCGACGGCAGCGCCAGCCAGTGCATCAGGTGAGGGGGCGGTAGTGCTGCCCGCAATTCATGACCATATTAACTACAACACCTACAAACCAGCACATGGGGCTCACTGGACAGAAAACAGCTTGGGGAACTCTCTGCACCCCACAGTCACCACCATCTCTGAACCTTATATAATTCAGACCCATACCAAGGACAAGGTACAGGAAACTCAGATTTGA